Genomic segment of Amphibacillus xylanus NBRC 15112:
TCAGTGCAATTAGGTAAATATACATTTAGATTGCCTGTTGTTCCGGCAAATATGCAAACAATTATTGATGAAAAGCTTGCTATCTATTTAGCGGAGAATAATTACTTTTATGTTATGCACCGTTTTGAACCAGAAACACGTGAACAATTTATTAGAGACATGCATGAACGTAAACTAATCGCTTCGATTAGTGTTGGTATAAAACCAGAAGAATATGAGTTTGTTGATTTATTAGTTGAGGAAAAATTAGTCCCTGAGTTTATTACGATTGATGTGGCTCATGGACATTCAAATAATGTCATCAAAATGATTCAATATATTAAAGAAAGATTACCTGAAACTTTTGTCATTGCTGGTAATGTTGGAACACCAGAGGCCGTACGTGAGCTTGAGCATGCTGGTGCTGATGCAACTAAAGTAGGGATTGGACCTGGTAAAGTATGTATTACTAAGCTAAAAACAGGCTTTGGTACAGGCGGTTGGCAATTGGCTGCATTAAGATGGTGTGCTAAAGCAGCAAGTAAGCCTATTATTGCTGATGGCGGAATTCGCCAACACGGTGATATCGCTAAATCGATTCGATTTGGTGCGACAATGGTTATGATCGGCTCATTATTTGCTGGTCATGAGGAATCACCAGGTGAAACGATTGAAATTGATGGTAAATTGTATAAAGAATACTTTGGCTCTGCTTCAGAATACCAAAAAGGTGAGCGACGCAATGTCGAAGGAAAGAAAATGCACGTTGAATATAAAGGATCAATCCAAGATACACTTACAGAAATGGAGCAAGATCTCCAATCCTCAATCTCATACGCAGGCGGTAACCACGTGATGGCAATCCGCAATGTAGATTATGTCATTGTAAAAAATTCAATTTTCAATGGAGATAGCTATTAAGATTTGATCTATACAGAAAAAGCGCCAGCTATTAAATGAACTGCCCCCTGTCAAGTAGACAGGGGGCAGTTTACATCTGAGTGAAGACTTTTTACTTAACCAATGATCCCAAATAAATGTAGACCAATCGTATTAATCGCTAGATTGCTAGCTGCATGGACAAAATAAGATCCATAAATTGATCCTGTCTTGTCATTGATCCAATTAAACAATATTCCTGCGACAAATAAACTAAATACTAGCAAAATGAACAATGGCACAGAAAACCAGTTTGTCATTATTGCGACATGATAAATACTAAAGATCCCAGCACTAATTATATAAGCATAGCTTGTCTTTACGTATTGCATTAACGTTAGAAATAAGATTCCTCGAAAGAAAAATTCTTCAATAAATGCATTTACAATTGGAATATATAATGCAACAAAGATAAAATTATCTCGATTAATCGCCATCGTTTCTTCGAGTGTTACCGTCACACCAGTTAAATCAAACAAATGACCAATTGCTAAATACACACCAATAATAAACAGATAAATGATCACACTACCAACAACAATTAATTTTCGGCCTTTTTTTCTAAAGAAGAGTAATTCTTTCAAGTTAATCCACTTAAAAATCCAATTTAATACGAGCGGTACGATTACAAATAAAGTGATTTTAACCGCTGATTTAACCCAATAATTCGGCGCGAGCCACAAATCAACCGGCGCCATTAACGAAACAAGCACACCAACTGAAAGCAATAAACTGAAATATTTTTTCATTCGATCTCCTTTTTTCTAAAGCGACTCCCCGTCGAAGCTGCACGCAATTTCGCTAATTTCGATTGAACAGCAGACTTTCGTTCACGAGTCTTGTCCTGATCAAGCTC
This window contains:
- the guaC gene encoding GMP reductase, with the protein product MDNVFDYEDIQLIPAKSIVTSRSECDTSVQLGKYTFRLPVVPANMQTIIDEKLAIYLAENNYFYVMHRFEPETREQFIRDMHERKLIASISVGIKPEEYEFVDLLVEEKLVPEFITIDVAHGHSNNVIKMIQYIKERLPETFVIAGNVGTPEAVRELEHAGADATKVGIGPGKVCITKLKTGFGTGGWQLAALRWCAKAASKPIIADGGIRQHGDIAKSIRFGATMVMIGSLFAGHEESPGETIEIDGKLYKEYFGSASEYQKGERRNVEGKKMHVEYKGSIQDTLTEMEQDLQSSISYAGGNHVMAIRNVDYVIVKNSIFNGDSY
- a CDS encoding CPBP family intramembrane glutamic endopeptidase; the protein is MKKYFSLLLSVGVLVSLMAPVDLWLAPNYWVKSAVKITLFVIVPLVLNWIFKWINLKELLFFRKKGRKLIVVGSVIIYLFIIGVYLAIGHLFDLTGVTVTLEETMAINRDNFIFVALYIPIVNAFIEEFFFRGILFLTLMQYVKTSYAYIISAGIFSIYHVAIMTNWFSVPLFILLVFSLFVAGILFNWINDKTGSIYGSYFVHAASNLAINTIGLHLFGIIG